A window of Streptomyces sp. SAI-127 contains these coding sequences:
- a CDS encoding antitoxin produces MGFLDNVKAKLSPAKDKVSGLAHKHGDKVQHGLDKAAKVVDEKTKGKYSDRIRTGTGKAKGAMDRLAHKDGTEGPGGGSTPPPASPPPAS; encoded by the coding sequence ATGGGTTTCCTGGACAATGTGAAGGCCAAGCTCAGCCCGGCCAAGGACAAGGTCTCCGGCCTCGCGCACAAGCACGGGGACAAGGTCCAGCACGGCCTCGACAAGGCCGCGAAGGTCGTGGACGAGAAGACCAAGGGAAAGTACAGCGACAGAATCCGGACGGGCACGGGCAAGGCCAAGGGCGCCATGGACCGACTCGCGCACAAGGACGGCACGGAGGGACCTGGTGGCGGCAGCACGCCTCCGCCGGCCTCACCGCCGCCGGCTTCCTGA
- a CDS encoding class III extradiol dioxygenase subunit B-like domain-containing protein produces the protein MLVAAAVCPCPPLLVPPVAAGAAPELDGARAACTDALGVLAAARPDRLVVVGPAEQSGRGPHPQGAHGSFRGFGVDVEVRLGPEREPVPQRPLPTSLAVAAWLLDRIGWSDAPIEGLGVGEPLEPERCIQTGREIAARAERVALLVMGDASACRTLKAPGYLDERAAPFDAEVARALGAVDVAALQALDAELAYELKASGRACWQVLAGAAESADLGGSLLYEDAPYGVGYMVATWS, from the coding sequence ATGCTTGTAGCAGCCGCTGTCTGTCCGTGTCCGCCCCTTCTCGTGCCGCCGGTCGCCGCTGGGGCGGCGCCCGAGCTCGACGGGGCACGCGCCGCCTGCACGGACGCGCTGGGCGTGCTCGCGGCGGCCCGGCCCGACCGCCTCGTCGTCGTGGGGCCCGCCGAGCAGAGCGGCCGCGGCCCGCACCCGCAGGGCGCCCACGGCTCGTTCCGCGGCTTCGGCGTGGATGTGGAGGTGCGGCTCGGACCGGAGCGGGAGCCGGTCCCGCAGCGTCCGCTGCCGACCTCCCTCGCCGTCGCCGCCTGGCTGCTGGACCGCATCGGCTGGTCCGACGCCCCGATCGAGGGACTCGGCGTGGGGGAACCTCTCGAGCCCGAGCGGTGTATTCAGACCGGGAGGGAAATCGCCGCCCGGGCCGAGCGGGTGGCGCTGCTGGTGATGGGCGACGCCAGCGCCTGCCGCACGCTCAAGGCACCCGGCTACCTCGACGAGCGCGCGGCACCGTTCGACGCGGAGGTCGCGCGTGCGCTGGGCGCGGTCGACGTGGCGGCCCTGCAAGCGCTGGACGCCGAGCTGGCGTACGAACTGAAGGCCTCCGGCCGGGCCTGCTGGCAGGTCCTCGCGGGCGCGGCGGAGAGCGCGGACCTCGGCGGCTCGCTGCTGTACGAGGACGCGCCGTACGGCGTGGGGTACATGGTCGCCACCTGGTCCTGA
- the miaB gene encoding tRNA (N6-isopentenyl adenosine(37)-C2)-methylthiotransferase MiaB: MTSSSDRSPAVDVRSSKTYEVRTYGCQMNVHDSERLSGLLEEAGYVPAPEGSDGDADVVVFNTCAVRENADNRLYGNLGRLAPRKASRPGMQIAVGGCLAQKDRDTIVKKAPWVDVVFGTHNIGKLPVLLERARVQEEAQVEIAESLEAFPSTLPTRRESAYAAWVSISVGCNNTCTFCIVPALRGKEKDRRTGDILAEIETLVGEGVSEITLLGQNVNAYGSDIGDREAFSKLLRACGAIEGLERVRFTSPHPRDFTDDVIAAMAETPNVMPQLHMPLQSGSDTVLKAMRRSYRQERYLGIIEKVRAAIPHAAITTDIIVGFPGETEEDFEQTLHVVREARFTQAFTFQYSKRPGTPAATMDNQIPKEVVQARYERLVALQEEISWEENKKQVGRTLELMVAEGEGRKDGATHRLSGRAPDNRLVHFTKPDQEVRPGDVVTVEITYAAPHHLLAEGAVLDVRRTRAGDAWEKRNAVEAAEPAGVMLGLPKIGVPEPLPAATGGCAAH; encoded by the coding sequence ATGACCAGCAGCAGCGACCGGAGCCCGGCAGTGGACGTTCGATCATCCAAGACATACGAAGTCCGTACCTACGGGTGCCAGATGAACGTCCACGACTCCGAGCGGTTGTCCGGCCTGCTGGAGGAGGCGGGATACGTGCCCGCCCCCGAGGGCTCCGACGGGGACGCGGACGTCGTCGTCTTCAACACCTGCGCGGTGCGGGAGAACGCCGACAACCGGCTCTACGGCAACCTCGGCCGGCTCGCGCCGCGCAAGGCCTCGCGGCCCGGCATGCAGATCGCGGTCGGCGGCTGCCTCGCGCAGAAGGACCGCGACACCATCGTGAAGAAGGCGCCCTGGGTGGACGTCGTCTTCGGCACCCACAACATCGGCAAGCTGCCGGTCCTGCTGGAACGCGCGCGCGTGCAGGAAGAGGCGCAGGTCGAGATCGCCGAGTCCCTCGAGGCGTTCCCGTCCACGCTGCCGACCCGGCGTGAGAGCGCCTACGCGGCCTGGGTGTCGATCTCCGTCGGCTGCAACAACACCTGCACCTTCTGCATCGTCCCGGCGCTGCGCGGCAAGGAGAAGGACCGCCGTACCGGCGACATCCTCGCCGAGATCGAGACCCTGGTCGGCGAGGGCGTCTCCGAGATCACGCTGCTCGGCCAGAACGTCAACGCGTACGGCTCCGACATCGGCGACCGCGAGGCGTTCAGCAAGCTGCTGCGCGCGTGTGGCGCGATCGAGGGCCTGGAGCGCGTCCGCTTCACCTCCCCGCATCCGCGCGACTTCACCGACGACGTGATCGCGGCGATGGCCGAGACGCCGAACGTCATGCCGCAGCTGCACATGCCCCTGCAGTCCGGTTCGGACACGGTCCTGAAGGCGATGCGCCGCTCGTACCGCCAGGAGCGCTACCTGGGCATCATCGAGAAGGTCCGCGCCGCCATCCCGCACGCGGCGATCACCACCGACATCATCGTGGGCTTCCCCGGCGAGACCGAGGAGGACTTCGAGCAGACCCTGCACGTGGTCCGCGAGGCCCGCTTCACACAGGCCTTCACCTTCCAGTACTCCAAGCGTCCCGGGACCCCCGCCGCGACCATGGACAACCAGATCCCCAAGGAGGTCGTCCAGGCACGCTACGAGCGTCTTGTCGCCCTCCAGGAGGAGATCTCCTGGGAGGAGAACAAGAAGCAGGTCGGCCGCACCCTGGAGCTGATGGTCGCCGAGGGGGAGGGCCGCAAGGACGGCGCCACCCACCGCCTCTCCGGCCGCGCCCCCGACAACCGCCTGGTCCACTTCACCAAGCCCGACCAGGAGGTCCGCCCCGGCGACGTGGTCACGGTCGAGATCACCTACGCCGCCCCCCACCACCTCCTCGCCGAGGGCGCCGTCCTCGATGTGCGCCGTACGCGCGCGGGGGACGCGTGGGAGAAGCGGAACGCGGTCGAGGCCGCCGAACCCGCGGGTGTCATGCTGGGCCTCCCGAAGATCGGGGTTCCCGAGCCGCTGCCGGCGGCCACGGGCGGCTGCGCGGCGCACTGA
- the argG gene encoding argininosuccinate synthase has translation MSKVLTSLPAGERVGIAFSGGLDTSVAVAWMRDKGAIPCTYTANIGQYDEPDIDSVPGRAQAYGAEIARLVDCRAALVEEGLAALTCGAFHIRSGGRAYFNTTPLGRAVTGTLLVRAMLEDNVQIWGDGSTFKGNDIERFYRYGLLANPNLRIYKPWLDADFVTELGGRKEMSEWLVAHQLPYRDSTEKAYSTDANIWGATHEAKTLEHLNTGIETVEPIMGVKFWDPSVEIAPEDVTVGFDQGRPVTINGKEFGSAVDLVMEANAIGGRHGLGMSDQIENRIIEAKSRGIYEAPGMALLHAAYERLVNAIHNEDTVAQYHNEGRRLGRLMYEGRWLDPQALMIRESLQRWVGAAITGEVTLRLRRGEDYSILDTTGPAFSYHPDKLSMERTEDSAFGPVDRIGQLTMRNLDIADSRAKLEQYAGLGLIGTGSPTIGASQAAATGLIGTMPELPEGGAEAIASRGEVSEDEALLDRAAMEFGTD, from the coding sequence ATGTCCAAGGTCCTCACGTCCCTCCCCGCCGGCGAGCGCGTCGGCATCGCCTTCTCCGGCGGTCTCGACACCTCCGTCGCGGTCGCGTGGATGCGCGACAAGGGCGCCATCCCCTGCACCTACACCGCGAACATCGGCCAGTACGACGAGCCCGACATCGACTCGGTGCCCGGCCGCGCGCAGGCCTACGGTGCCGAGATCGCGCGCCTGGTCGACTGCCGTGCCGCGCTGGTCGAGGAGGGACTGGCCGCGCTCACCTGCGGGGCGTTCCACATCCGCTCGGGCGGGCGGGCGTACTTCAACACCACGCCCCTGGGCCGCGCCGTCACCGGCACGCTCCTGGTCCGGGCGATGCTGGAGGACAACGTCCAGATCTGGGGCGACGGCTCGACCTTCAAGGGCAACGACATCGAGCGGTTCTACCGCTACGGCCTGCTCGCCAACCCGAACCTGCGGATCTACAAGCCCTGGCTGGACGCGGACTTCGTGACCGAGCTCGGCGGCCGCAAGGAGATGTCCGAGTGGCTGGTCGCGCACCAACTGCCGTACCGGGACTCGACCGAGAAGGCGTACTCCACCGACGCCAACATCTGGGGCGCCACGCACGAGGCCAAGACGCTGGAGCACCTCAACACCGGCATCGAGACCGTCGAGCCGATCATGGGCGTCAAGTTCTGGGACCCGTCGGTCGAGATCGCACCCGAGGACGTCACGGTCGGCTTCGACCAGGGCCGCCCGGTGACCATCAACGGCAAGGAGTTCGGCTCCGCCGTCGACCTGGTCATGGAGGCCAACGCGATCGGCGGCCGGCACGGCCTCGGCATGTCCGACCAGATCGAGAACCGGATCATCGAGGCGAAGAGCCGCGGCATCTACGAGGCGCCCGGCATGGCCCTGCTGCACGCGGCCTACGAGCGGCTCGTCAACGCGATCCACAACGAGGACACCGTCGCCCAGTACCACAACGAGGGCCGTCGCCTGGGCCGTCTCATGTACGAGGGCCGCTGGCTGGACCCGCAGGCCCTGATGATCCGCGAGTCGCTCCAGCGCTGGGTCGGCGCGGCGATCACCGGCGAGGTCACCCTGCGTCTGCGGCGCGGCGAGGACTACTCGATCCTCGACACCACGGGCCCGGCGTTCTCGTACCACCCGGACAAGCTGTCGATGGAGCGGACCGAGGACTCGGCCTTCGGACCGGTGGACCGGATCGGCCAGCTCACCATGCGCAACCTCGACATCGCCGACTCGCGCGCCAAGCTGGAGCAGTACGCCGGCCTCGGCCTGATCGGCACCGGCAGCCCCACGATCGGCGCCTCCCAGGCGGCGGCCACGGGCCTGATCGGCACCATGCCGGAACTCCCCGAAGGCGGCGCCGAGGCGATCGCGTCGCGCGGCGAGGTCTCGGAGGACGAGGCCCTGCTGGACCGGGCGGCGATGGAGTTCGGCACGGACTGA
- the rutA gene encoding pyrimidine utilization protein A, with translation MDIGVFIPIGNNGWLISKSSPQYMPTFELNKAVVQKAEEHGFDFALSMIKLKGFGGETEFWDHCLESFTLMAGLAAVTERIKLYASTPILALPPAIVARMAVTVDSIAPGRFGVNIVTGWAPGEYAQMGVWPGDEHFGNRYARAVEYVTVMKELWSEGVSNFKGEFYEMDDCVLSPRPTDGHIDIVAAGQSGTGMRFAAGHADYNFILGSGVNTPLAFSDSAATLVQAARETGRDVGALSLFMVIADETDEAARAKWQDYHDGADHAALAYMAGESATDTTADDSSTARTIVLPEGAVNFNMGTLVGSYESVARMLDEIAGVEGTKGIMLVFDDFLEGIERFGTRIQPLMRSRHGRT, from the coding sequence ATGGACATCGGTGTCTTCATCCCCATCGGCAACAACGGCTGGCTCATCTCCAAGAGTTCCCCGCAGTACATGCCGACCTTCGAGCTCAACAAGGCGGTCGTGCAGAAGGCCGAGGAGCACGGCTTCGACTTCGCCCTGTCCATGATCAAACTCAAGGGCTTCGGCGGCGAGACCGAGTTCTGGGACCACTGCCTGGAGTCGTTCACGCTGATGGCGGGCCTGGCCGCGGTCACCGAGCGGATCAAGCTGTACGCCTCCACGCCGATCCTCGCCCTGCCGCCGGCGATCGTCGCGCGCATGGCGGTCACGGTCGACTCCATCGCCCCCGGGCGGTTCGGCGTCAACATCGTCACCGGCTGGGCGCCCGGCGAGTACGCGCAGATGGGCGTGTGGCCCGGCGACGAACACTTCGGCAACCGGTACGCACGGGCCGTGGAGTACGTGACGGTGATGAAGGAGCTGTGGAGCGAGGGCGTCAGCAACTTCAAGGGCGAGTTCTACGAGATGGACGACTGCGTGCTCTCGCCGCGGCCCACGGACGGGCACATCGACATCGTGGCCGCCGGGCAGAGCGGCACGGGCATGCGGTTCGCCGCCGGGCACGCCGACTACAACTTCATCCTGGGCAGCGGGGTGAACACACCGCTGGCCTTCTCGGACAGCGCGGCCACGCTGGTTCAGGCGGCGCGGGAGACCGGCCGTGACGTCGGTGCCCTGTCCCTGTTCATGGTCATCGCCGACGAGACCGACGAGGCCGCGCGCGCGAAGTGGCAGGACTACCACGACGGCGCCGACCACGCGGCGCTCGCCTACATGGCGGGGGAGTCGGCCACGGACACCACCGCCGACGACTCCTCCACGGCCCGCACCATCGTGCTGCCGGAGGGCGCCGTGAACTTCAACATGGGGACGCTCGTCGGGTCGTACGAGAGTGTCGCGCGCATGCTCGACGAGATCGCCGGGGTCGAGGGGACCAAGGGGATCATGCTGGTCTTCGACGACTTCCTCGAGGGCATCGAGCGGTTCGGGACCCGGATCCAGCCGTTGATGCGGTCGCGGCACGGGCGGACATGA